The Thunnus maccoyii chromosome 9, fThuMac1.1, whole genome shotgun sequence genome includes a region encoding these proteins:
- the rfk gene encoding riboflavin kinase: MTAGTVIFRVLSFCASKRSSCYRETKLGMKSLPYFCRGEVIRGFGRGSKELGIPTANFPDSVVDNLPADISTGIYYGWACVGNGDVYKMVMSIGWNPYYKNTKKSMETHVIHTFKEDFYGEILSVVMVGYIRPERSYDSLEALIAAINNDIEEAKVKLELPEHLKLREDNFFTSTPILSSAPPATTASTSQTIMNGH, encoded by the exons ATGACAGCGGGGACTGTCATCTTTAGAGTACT GTCATTCTGTGCGTCAAAGAGATCCAGCTGTTACCGGGAAACTAAGTTAGGCATGAAGAGCCTTCCGTACTTCTGCCGGGGAGAGGTCATCCGAGGTTTCGGGAGAGGAAGCAAAGAACTGGGAATCCCCACGG CCAACTTCCCAGACTCAGTGGTGGACAACCTCCCAGCAGATATCAGCACAGGGATCTACTATGGTTGGGCCTGCGTGGGTAACGGTGACGTCTACAAAATGGTGATGAGCATCGGCTGGAACCCTTACTACAAAAATACCAAGAAGTCCATG gagACTCATGTGATTCACACGTTCAAAGAAGACTTTTATGGTGAGATCCTCAGTGTTGTCATGGTGGGCTACATCCGTCCAGAGAGAAGCTACGATTCACTTG AAGCCCTCATTGCGGCCATCAACAATGACATCGAGGAGGCCAAGGTCAAACTGGAACTGCCAGAGCATCTCAAATTGAGAGAAGACAACTTCTTCACCAGCACCCCCATCTTGTCTTCAGCCCCGCCCGCCACCACCGCATCCACATCACAGACTATTATGAATGGCCACTGA